The Camelina sativa cultivar DH55 chromosome 16, Cs, whole genome shotgun sequence sequence gatactactactactactactataacACAATTGATGAATTGATTATTCAGTAGCTCATCGATTTGCTTTAGAGAAATCAACAGagactaaattaattaatagagaCACGATAAATCAAAAGCAGAGCcgctccaaaaaaaaaaaccttcaaaaaGTCTTTTATCGATTATACCGACACATaaatttttcccaaaacaattaaaaacaaaaacacacaaaaaaaaaaacagaacaaaccaCAGAATTCTTCAATTTCCCAGACATCGATCTCAGagtcttttttatgttttttttttttcttttctcgaataaaacacaaatcaatttCTATGAATTACTCATCAAACAAACATGCAAATCAACCGAAGaataaccaaaaaacacaaTCGCGATGCggaaaagaaattagaaaatttacCTTCACTTTTTTGAATCTGATTTGCGAAAATTTCACGGCATCAAATGATAAATGAAATcgagattctctctctctctctctctctctctctctctctcaatcaatCAACGAAGAAATTGAGGTTAAAATTGggattaatataattgatatatataattgtggtgttttttttgggggggagcgaagaagaggagagaaatcTAGGGATTTGCAGCGCCGGcgagagagatagaaaagatGTATAAATAGCCAAAGAGACgagtgaatgaatgaatgatggaATTTGGAATCCCTCtctgagagaaagaaaacaagaggcTATCAAAGACTTGTGCTCCCCCGCACGTGCCTTCCGAATCTTTCGCACGTGCTTACTCCTaaaatactacttttttttttgttttttttgataaaatgtacaaaaaaaactacaaaaaaacgCAGAGTAAGTAAACTCAGAAAATCAcaataataaatcaattataatCACCAGCTCAATCTTAATTAATAAGAACAACTTAGTAGCTACCCTGTCATAACATGACATTTGGTTGGTGGTTTATGTCCTCCTCCACTTCCTCTACTTTGTATTTCCTTATTTATCAATTTCATTATTGGTATATGTTTTTCCACCattaatatttctatttattttgtttaaaggtatgtaagtagtttttttttttttgtcaaaaaaaaaataacatgtatTATGCAGAGAATGACACAATTATGACATTAACGTAAACCTCTTTTTATACTAGTATGTTTTATCATATTCAATGCTTTAGATTCTGGTATTgatgaaattaaattatttttagtgttaaagaataattaatagtttaaatttatttttattttgttttaattaatagttttaatagaagaaaaatgatAGGTCTATAACtgcataatttgttttgtttttttaatattgggGAATAATAATCTTATCTAATAATTAGCAAGATAATGGTATTATTATTCCTATCATCTATATGTAATTCAAAAGAGAAATTGcaattattttaatgttttccgTTTAGTTgtataatcataaatttatacaaaatgAAACTAACGGATAGCTCCAAGATTAacatataaaactaattttgCTTGGATTAATAAGCGTTATAAATTATGGTGTTGTGCCAACAAGATTGTGGCGGTTGATGAGCGTGACTGCGTCAGCATAAAACGAAGAAGTGTGGTAGGTGTGGCATGTCATGTGTGTTAGCGTGGCGGCTGAAGGCAGCAGCGGCTCGTCACCGTTCAATTTGGTTCTgtgagttattattattattattttgagagAGTGGTCCCCACTTGCCTCTTTTGTGATTCTCTCGGAAAGGAAAGAAAGGTCTAGCTAGGTCTACGCTTCCTTCGATTGccattgtttctttttacttttagtttttattacaCTTTCTTTCTTCTAGATAAAAACTACGAAAAAGCGACATCGTTTCATCGTTTTTGCTGTCACTGTCCGAAATAGGAAAGCCGATCAAAAGGGTCCACGTACGATAAAAGAGTGGTTCAGGTTTGCAATTGCACAATCaatagattttcttttcttacttttttttttctttttttatctataggtcaaatgtattattattgattctcacgcaaaatcttttttttttcacataagTTTTAACTAAAGGTGTAAGTTGTATAGAACACATGAATATTTTTANttttttttttgttttttttgataaaatgtacaaaaaaaactacaaaaaaacgCAGAGTAAGTAAACTCAGAAAATCAcaataataaatcaattataatCACCAGCTCAATCTTAATTAATAAGAACAACTTAGTAGCTACCCTGTCATAACATGACATTTGGTTGGTGGTTTATGTCCTCCTCCACTTCCTCTACTTTGTATTTCCTTATTTATCAATTTCATTATTGGTATATGTTTTTCCACCattaatatttctatttattttgtttaaaggtatgtaagtagtttttttttttttgtcaaaaaaaaaataacatgtatTATGCAGAGAATGACACAATTATGACATTAACGTAAACCTCTTTTTATACTAGTATGTTTTATCATATTCAATGCTTTAGATTCTGGTATTgatgaaattaaattatttttagtgTTAAAGAATNCAGTAATTGATTGATATTGcggttatattattattattcttaaatCTATGTTATTTCATAATCAGTGAATTTAAAGTTATTTGTACAAGTATGAATGCTTATTTTGCacacttttgtttttagtctaCTTTCCTTCTATTcccttttacaaaaaaaaaatacatgttgctataaaagaaatatacatTTAGGAGTGGAACTTATAAAGCGTGTTAAGTTTACAACTTTCTCAGCTAATTTGATTTCACATGCACGAttgtaatattattgtattaCACCTTTACATGATGaagaatataaagaaaaagaaaagaatatgcTCTATCATGTTGGACTCCTTTTATATTCTTCCCGGTCCCGAACACGTGTTATGTTTGGACGCATCTTTCATAACATAACCTATGCTATTACCTATCTTGACATCTAAGTTAATTCTAACCACTAAAATACAAAAtgtttttcatatgttttgctGTTAATCCACAGTATAGTATCCAGAAAGATAGAGAGTGATGAATGAACAGTTCTATACTAAAGTTTTGCtgcaaccaaaattaaaatagtattttcttttttatacaaTAAGTAAGAGGCAAAGAAAAGTATTATTATTGCTGCTTACGTGACGATCTCGGCCACCGTCACAGCAGCAAACACGAGAAACAGAACTCCTCCGACATAAGCAATTGCCTGTTTCGAACCAAACAACATTTAAACATTCCCGTCTTAAGAACACACTCtctcccaaatttttttttttcaaatagtcTCTAAACTTTAGATCTAAAACCTAAACAAAATGATCCATTCGTTTAGCTTAGATATTTCTCCCCCGGTTTTTCTGGAATAACACGCGTTGTTGACAGATTGGATCGGACATagaaagagaataaaaacaataaaagatgtTATTTTGACTCTTTTTTGAGGGAGGAATAGATACTAAATGATGTGGAAGACTTGAGATCAATGTACATAGAAGCTTGTTGTTGCCACTTGCCTTAGAATAAAAAACCTTAATCTCTACTTCTCTCACTTTTGTTCTATCAAGTTAAATCTCAAAACACAATACGAGAGTAAAAAAGAGATCCTTTGACTAATTAAAACAAGGTGTTTTGGAACTTTTGAAAAacttaaagataaaaaataaaagctagAAAATTGCCAAGAGAATCTGGTTTTTGTGTAATATAAAAGCTGAATATAACCTAGGATATGCTAGCATTTAGTATATTCACCCTACATTTCATGATAATTTAAGGACAtggatttgtttcatttattaataattttctaactttttaatGCAACCATCAAAGTTAGTTTTATTCTTCTTAACCTTTTTTGGGTCAGGAATCAAaatttattcttcttcattttattattatattaaatgcaAGTTTAGAAGagtaagaaaaaactaaaactggcattataaagaaaaagaagtactCTTTTAAGTGCTTTTCTGAACTAAGGTTTCTAAGACTAATTCGAtctaaatatgtatatattgtgtatgtgtatataattatatatatatatacatagagatGGATAGAGAGTAGAATTAATAATTACCTTCTCTGATAAGAAATTTCCCAGCAACGAACCACCCAAAACCGCAAGCTGCAATCGACAAACCAAATTGCAAGTTAGAGTTCTTGTGTCTCCCAAGTTTCAGGGGACTAGAAAAATATCCTCTTTGATGGGGTTTTAAAAGTCTTAACATTGCTTAAAGatgcttttgagtttttattaacCAAGGTCCTAGGATCTTTGAAGTgttcaaataaaaatttcaatcaaaagattaaaaactcaccagagtCGCAGCACCGTGACCCGCCAATGCTCCAGCGATGACACCCAATGGCGATGCAGCAGCCGCAAGAGCTTCAACGAAACAAAAGATTATATACAGTTTTGGAATTCTGGACctgagattttaatttattaggAAAGTTGAAAAATTTGAGTCTCACCAATTGTTGAGAAGAAGGATTTGTCACCCCATTCCGCAACAAAAACCAAGGCGAAAGTGCTGACGATGGTGCTTGCGGCTGCCACTATCCCGGCTCCATTACCTGAAAACTCTGAAACCGCTAGTTCTGCCTGTAGAAAATAAGTCAGAAAATATTGACTTCTTGAAGGTTGCATGGAAATATAAAAGCGAAAGGCTAAAACAGCTTTTACTTCTTTCTGTTCTTCCTCGGCTTTACCCTCATCTGAAGCAGCGTCTAATAACGTTGATACACCGAAGTAAACCTAAATGAAGTAAAAATTGTTAATACGATTACATAGTTAGGAGGCGTTATGAATGATCCAACCCACACAGAACCAAAAACCAGGTTTGGAAAcgaatcaaaattttcatttggTTTAATTAGTAAACTATTTCTACATACGAAAGTTAAGAACCTGAAACTTACACttcattaaaagtttaaaaccctTCGAATCAAGGGTACCTttgtatataaaacaaaaccgtaaccaaaaccaaactcatGCTAAAAGGGTCAGAACTACATTTGGTTCCACTTGGGTAAATATCATCTACTTTGGAAGGTGTACAttctaaaccaaaaacaagtCAAAAGGTCCAATCAAACACCCCTGCATAACACAACTCTGCATAGAAAGGTACGTAAATATTACCAGAAGACAAACAGCTGCAATATTATCTAGAGGCAAATCGGTTTCACCAAACCTGTGTTTTCAAGTCATTGACGTTCAGATTCATATTGAACCTTAAACCTGAACAATAAGTTTATCAGGAGTTTCCAAACCTGAATGGAAGAATTTCATCAACGTAGTGGAAAGTTCGTCCAAGCACTACAGATATTATCGTCATTATCCTGCAAAATTACCAAATCTTATAACGCTGCTGTCCTGAATTCAAAGTAATATTTGGTTTCAGACAAGATTCACGGACCATAACGCCTATGTTTGAGAAAGAAAGCATACCCAAGAGCACCAAAAGTCCCCACGAATACAGTAGCAGCAGAGTTCCTTGCTGCTAAAAGGGCCTAAACAAACGCATGAAAACGTATCGCAATCAATATAGAATGCTAACTGTTTGATGACAGGGAGTTTCTAAAACGTAGAttaacatctatatatacatatatagattcAAGAGCATACCGCAATGAAGAAAGTCTTGTCTCCAAGTTCAGAGAAAAAGATAAGCAAGAACGCCTGAACAAAAACATAGACAGAGAGCAAAACGTAAAATTTAAAAGGATTAGCACTAAACAGAAAGACATAGTTGCCGGTTCTGTGCAAAAGGAAGATTCTCCTAACCGAAGCAAAACCTGAGCTAATATCTCCGAGGTCTCCAAGAGAAGTGACAAGTGACTGCGTCCCGTTAGCAATTGACGAAGCCGCAAAGGCTGGATCATTGCCGAGTAATGCAACCGAACCTGATACCGCCAAGAACTTAAGAACTCTCTGAGCCTCACTTCTTGAGTGAGCTATTCGTCGCTCAACCAAAACATCCAGATTCCTATCATTTTCTTCAGAATCAGCTTTctgaaaaattaaatcaaacaaaacaacttaTTCAGTCCACCTCCTCCTTGAACCTACCTAATGAGCTTAAGCATATAACACAGTACCATCTCCTCTATAGTTCAATCTTCAAGTAAATCCTAATAACATTTCGAATTAATGATCTCCAAGTCTCTAAACTAAACACTacattacaactatatatatatatatatatctataggTGAATCCACATAAAACAATCAGTTcgaaacaaaaattcaaaagtcACCTCGATGTAACAAGCGGCGTTTCGTCGGAAGCATCGAAACCCTAGCTGCTGAGAATCATTACGGCGCAATTGACTCAAACCTCTGCATAGAAGAATTGCGAAAGACATAATAAACCCCTAAAATTCCATTGGCATAACAAATTCAAATTGCAGATGAACAAAAACATACCTAGAGAAGCATCTATCACGAACCCTAAACCCGATCGGAATTGGACAAGCGGTGGAGAGACATCTCctcgacgacgaagaagaaggagaagaagaagaacacgaaTCGGATTTGGGAGGCCTAGGGTTTTGGAATGGAAGAAGACGAATCGAATCGGGGAGATTCAAAGTGAGCATTTCTCTCTAAATATCTCCacctgagttttttttttttttatgctttcttCTTCACAGTGTGATTGATTCTCTTTACTGCAACAAGCAGCAAATATAATAAACCTTTGGCTCTGTTTGGTTCTCAGAAGATATTAGAGAGATctgtgaaaaataaaatccaCAAAATCAAGTTATGGGCCGACAACTGATTTCTTATTGGGCTAATAATAGGCCCGTTATTCTTTTAAAAAGCCTTGGCAGTTTAGCCAGGCCGTAATTGACCCGACCACTTGTGATGATAAACATCACGCCATCGATAgagttttttacctttttggttttgtcaaCACTCAACATTCAACAATGTTGTTACTTTTTGTTTACAATAATGCTTTTCTAATTACTAAATGGTTTCacgatatttttttaaaaataatctgaATAGTTATAAGTCACATTTAAAATCCTGCAATTTGATTTGCTTTATTTGGCTAGCTGCCGAATGCCAATGTTTTTCCATTAAGTCGGCAAATGCTTAGTTTAATCAAAAAAGAATTTTACGCATTGATGATAGATTTCGAGAGGAAAAATGAAgtcttaaatttatatatttattagaaTTTAAATCATTTTCTAAGAAAGCCTAGTTTAGATAGATATATGTTACAATTAACAAAGTaaaaatttttaagtttaaaacttgaatttacTAAGAATTAAGTCTAGTTTAGTAAAAATATCTCGATTttgataaacacaaaaaaaaaaaaaaacagatattcATAAGGCAGTGGAAGTTTGACTTAATAATCATGCAAAGTTAGACTGTCAATTATTATTAGTTCTCCACCAACCCATGATAAACTAAAAGGCCAAGATAGTGTAAAGATTGTAGTACTTTGAACTCTCGGgattatatagatataattatgtctttaaaatatatatatatatatatatatataaacttgtttccataaattatttttgagaaattgtgaACAACCAAACTAAATTTACACGAAAAGTGCGACTCTAGCATAAGGTACGTTCATGTAAAAGCTCATGTAGTTTTCGATCATGTTAATTTTAGTACTAATTCTCTAAGACATTGTGTACTTATTTTCAACGATTTATCTACTATAACAACTTgtggaaatttttaaaaggtgaTAGAGCCGCCCACATTGAAAATTTTCCAATATTCATCGTAAATGATTTCACTTTATATACCATCAACAAAACTTACCACCAACCTtgatatacaaataaataaacaagaaacaagagagaagaagtgaGCTAGTCCACTTGGGACTTCTTTACTTTATATTAACATAGACTACTAAACCCCcaagttgtatatataaaccCGTCACTCTTCTTCGACAAAATCACTCTCTCATTGTCCACTCTCACATTTGCATTGAAAAGTACACATTTTATCAAATATGGTAGGCCAAATGAAatcatttctcttcttattcatttttcttgttCTATCCAAAACCGTCGTATCAGCTCGAAAACCATCCAAATCGCAACCAAAACCGTGCAAAAACTTTGTCCTCTACTACCACGACATAATGTTCGGCGTCGACGACGTGCAAAACGCGACTTCTGCAGCCATTACCAACCCGCCGGGCCTTGGGAATTTCAAATTCGGGAAACTCGTGATCTTCGACGATCCAATGACCATAgacaaaaactttaaatccgAACCCGTGGCGCGTGCTCAAGGATTCTATTTCTACGACATGAAGAACGATTACAACGCGTGGTTCGCGTACACGCTCGTGTTCAACTCGACTCAACACAAAGGCACGTTGAACATTATGGGAGCAGATCTTATGATGGTGAAGAGTAGAGACTTGTCTGTGGTCGGAGGTACGGGTGATTTTTTCATGTCTCGGGGGATTGTTACGTTTGAGACTGATACCTTTGAAGGTGCTAAGTATTTTAGGGTCAAGATGGATATCAAACTCTATGACTGTTACTAAAAGAGACCATAAAATggttcgagagagagagaaattagaGTGGCTGACTACTTTGAAACTTTTGATCATCGAATAAGTTTAAGTTGGGATTTTTATGCTTTTAGTTCAATTTTGCGGTTTGATcatgtattatatgattttgttatgtCATGtgttgtttgataaaaaattacACTGTATTATACAATATCACTAGTATAGGAAAATATATTTCTACAACACCACTAGTCAAATACAAGTGTGTCACATGTCActaaacaatttgatattctAGTAACTAGTgtcttaaaacaatttttttaactttatattcTAAAAATGTGTTTCAACATAGTAGCCAAGTTAGGCATGACGATTTCGGACAATAACGGAAGGACTCAAAGTCAAAGCCGTAGCCCATAGGGCTCGtaaattgtaatttgtaaagcCAAACCATTTCATTTTCCAATAAAAGTAACATTGTTAACAAAAGATTAGTGAAAATGTAGatgtttaaaagattttaaaaaatgttgttaGATGTTAAACATGTAAACGCAGAAGCACATGTAATTTGTAAACACCGAAGCTACACACTTCTGAAGCATCCCAATACACATGACTACGTGTGATGCCTTTACCCACTCACTGTCCACAGACTGTGACACGcacattcttctttctttttccttcataAAATACACAAATACTCTCCAATACATTTACAcacagatttttaaaaacatcaatAAAATTCAGATGTTAATCAGAATAATGAAATTAAATGGTCTAAGGAAGTGTTCAGAATTAAAATGATAGACGAGTGATTGTAACACCCCCATGATCCAACATTGAATAAATGAGATGAACAGTTCCGTCTCTATGATTAtggacagagagagagagaaaaaaagggtTTCTTAAATTACAGAAAAGGTGGAAacttttggtttagtttagtgAGCCGCGCTCTAAAGAAAtgaaaagtaaagaagaagaagacgaggaagatgatggcggaggagaagaagaagaagggcaaAAAGGGAAAGGATTTATAGAAAAGTTAAGAAGAAGAGCTGTGTTTGTAGGCCATAGAAGTGTCTTTCGCCGACCTTGCACTCCTGCGCACATTAGCTtcaacccttcttcttcttcctctaatttCTCATCTAGAAAGCTCGCTGCTTATCTCTGGGAATTTTATCAGTATTACGACGACAACGACCACCGGATTCCTCCTCTTGCTACTAGAATGCACCGAGTTCCGTACAGTTCTGCCGGTCCGAGTAATCGTCGTCTCCGTCACGGCCATGGAAAGGCGGCGGTTGTAGACAATAATGGTCTTGATTTCACTGATCaccaggtctctctctctctctctactactCTTTCTAAGGATATGATTTTTACACTGTTCTGGaattttagaaatattacaTGGTGATTTTAGCTTTTTAATATTTGGTCTTTTTTAGTTGATTATTCCATGGAGATGATTGGTTTTAGGATTGGGCATTGCTCAAGTTTGGATATTTTGTGACAATGTATCGTTTTGCCCTTCaaagtttgaattttgtgaCATGGGTTGTGATGAACTGGTGGATTTTTAGCCCTAAGATTGTTCTGCTTCTGGTTCAGGGTTCTCCTTTTTTCCgaagttagtttttttatattggtgATAAGTGTTCTGGGTCTGCctaattgctctgtttctggttcacgttttttagtttttggctAAATTTAGGATTTTTCCAATTGCTGTCTTGGTTTTGGAGTTTTGAAAGTGAATAATATTGCCATTGATTCTAAGCTCATATGTGCTTGGTTCTTGATTACTAGATTTTGGCTTTTTTTAGTTCTGCAGAGTATTCTTTTATAAGCTGTGATTAGGTTAGGCGATGGGGGATTCTATCTAAAATTGTGATCTTTAGTGTTAGTGCAACCATAGTTACTTGGTTCTTTTACTAGTTTACTCTCTTACAAGTTTAATCTCACTGCGCTTGAAGATGCAATTCAGTTTTCTAGTATTCATTCTTCCATTTAACAATTTTGCTGTGGTTCTTGACTTCTTGTGTCCCAGCCAGAGAGTGCAGGAAGTATAAGGAGGCAGATTGGTCAAATGCTGATGAAGCATCATCACTTAATCGAAAGAAACGACCATGCTTTGCAGCCCGTATCTCCTACAAGCTACGATAGCTCCCTCGAGGTATTCACATTCAgttcaaactcttcttcttctttccgaATAACTGATTAAACAGCTTATCGCAAAGAAAtgaatttattttacttcttggGATTAGGTTGCTCCATATAATGCAGCAGTTTCTCCGGGAAGTTCGTTGGAGTTCCGTGGAAGAAGACGAGCTGGTGAGCCTAACTACAATCTCAAGACATCTACCGAACTTCTTAAAGTACTGAACAAAATCTGGAGCCTCGAGGAGCAGCATTCCGCTAATATCTCCTtgataaaatctttgaaaaccgAGCTTGCTCATTCACGTGCCCGGATCAAAGAGCTTCTCAGATGCCAGCAAGCTGATAGACGCGATATGGATGATTTCGTGAAGCAACTCGCGGGAGAAAAGCTGTCAAAAGACACGAAGGAACACGATCGGTTAAGCTCTGCTGCTGGTCAATCGCTAGAAGATGAGCGGAGATTGAGGAAACGTTATGAGAGTTTGTATAGGAAATTGGCAAAAGAGCTCTCGGAAGTGAAGTCGACGTTGTCGGACTGCGTTAAGGAGATGGAGAGAGGGATTAAGTCAAAGAAAATTCTGGAGAGATTATGTGATGAGTTTGCAAAAGGGATCAAGAGTTACGAAAGGGAGGTTCATGGTTTAAAGCAGAAGTTGGATAAGAACTGGAGAGGTTGGGATGAACAAGATCAGATGGTTCTTTGTATTGCTGAATCATGGCTTGATGAAAGGATTCAGAGTGGCAACGGATCAGCTTTGGAGAAGCTCGAGTTTGAGATAGAAACATTTCTTAAGACTAAACAGAACGCAGAGTCTAATGAAATAGCGAGAAACCGCCGGAGCTCACTTGAGTCAGTTCCATTTAACGCCATGAGCGCCCCCATTTGGGAAGTAGAccgtgaggaggaggaggaagaagattctGGCGGAAGCGATTCGAATTGTTTTGAGCTCAAGAAACATGTTGGTGATGTTGCAAAGCCACCACGACTCGGCGATGAAACTGAGAAACCGGAGTTAACAAAGGAAGCAGATGTTGTTGTGTCTGGTGATAAACCGAGGAGACGGAACCAAAGCCCGTCGAGTTTACAAGTGAAGTTCGAGGATCAAATGGCGTGGGCTATGTCTTCtaatgagaaaaataaagctaGAGCCGTTGAAACTGAGCCTGAAACTGATAAATGTTCTAACAATGTAGTTGGAGAAATGATTAGAACTCATCGGAGGTTATTGTCGGAAACTCGGGATATCGATGAAGCTTCTTACAGTTACCCATCAAGGAGACGAGAGAGCCCGGTTCGTCAATGGAATACGAGAACCGTAATAACACCTGATCTTGGTGTGCCACAAGGAGTTAAGGACAACACTTTGATGGCTAAGTTAAGCGAAGCGAGAACAAAGAGTTCGAGGCCACGGGTTCGAGTATTTAAGGGGTGAGCTTCTGATGTAATTTGTATTGGAAGAGAGCCATTGTTGGTGAAATGGTCAGACTCGGTCACTCGGAAATGGAACAGAGCTGAGATTGTTGTTGTCGGAAATAGACAGAACTTGAGAAAGTTCCATGTGTGgatatatatgttcatatgTGAATCCTGTAGAGCTACATGTTTATAACTATGTAGAAATGTACATCTGTTTTATATCAGTTTGATTTGATCATCTCTGAATTTTgtattcttgatttttgtttcggACAATAGAAAAGAGTTGTGTGAATATGATGGGTTTTTGAACGTAGTTTTTAAAGAGACAATAAAGAGCTGAAACGGCGTCGTTTGAGTATTTCTGGTGGTCCTGTTATCAAGTTATATCGTTGTCTTCGGCTCccaaacacagagagagagagagagatggcgaCGGCGTCGTTTAGGTGGATCTTGCAGCTACACAGAGACGTACCAAAAGCGGCTCGATTCTACGAGAAAGGTCTTGATTTCTCCGTCAATGTCATCACTTTACGTTGGGCTGAACTTCACTCTGGTCCTCTCAAGCTAGCTCTTATGCAATCTCCCAGGTATTGCCTTAATGCCTATAACCTGTTCGATCATTTGCCTCAATGACATTTTTATTTCGCCCTGAAGAGTAGTTTTCTATTTGGTTGCCTTCAACTTACTGTCCTCTATGATGATAAAGCTTTGATGATTGAGGAATGTTTGTTAGATCATTGCAAAGATGAATATCATTGTTTTCATGCAGCGAGCATATGGTGAATGAGAAGGGATACTCTTCGCTACTATCGTTTACTGTGACAGACATTAATACAACAATCTCGAAACTTATGGAATTAGGAGCTGAACTTGATGGCTCTATCAAATACGAGGTCCATGGCAAGGTAGAATGCAACCTTATCTTGCAAAACAGCTCTAATCTCATTGTTTATCTTTTGTGTaatggattttgaaatctttcCTTTTTGGGTTTCTTTTCAGGTTGCTTCTGTGAGATGTCTTGATGGTCATGTCCTCGGACTCTATGAACCTTCCTAGGTTCTCAATTCTTGAGTTTTCTCAGTTCGGATTATGTATTAGTCTATTTGATTTTGAGTTGTCGACACCGCTAATAAACAGATCATCTGGGTTGAACAATGTTCAAAATCTCATAGTAACCGCTCATTGGATGTTTGACAGATATCAAAAGCAAGatgtaaacaaaaatagagGTACTGCATTTTCTTATTCTGAAATCTGAACAAAATACTCGTGAAACAATGTGGTTTTGAATCCTAGTTCCCATGCTTACAAAAAAGCAAGACAAAAGGGttctatgaaaaataaaaaacaactgTCAATGGAGTGTTCAATTGTTCTTCCTAGCAAGCTTAGTCCACTCGGTGTGGTATGCACCAGGGCGATCGGTTCTCTCATAAGTATGAGCTCCAAAAAGATCTCTCTGCGCCTGAACCAGATT is a genomic window containing:
- the LOC104753088 gene encoding uncharacterized protein LOC104753088, with protein sequence MATASFRWILQLHRDVPKAARFYEKGLDFSVNVITLRWAELHSGPLKLALMQSPSEHMVNEKGYSSLLSFTVTDINTTISKLMELGAELDGSIKYEVHGKVASVRCLDGHVLGLYEPS
- the LOC104753087 gene encoding uncharacterized protein At5g41620-like isoform X1, translated to MKSKEEEDEEDDGGGEEEEGQKGKGFIEKLRRRAVFVGHRSVFRRPCTPAHISFNPSSSSSNFSSRKLAAYLWEFYQYYDDNDHRIPPLATRMHRVPYSSAGPSNRRLRHGHGKAAVVDNNGLDFTDHQPESAGSIRRQIGQMLMKHHHLIERNDHALQPVSPTSYDSSLEVAPYNAAVSPGSSLEFRGRRRAGEPNYNLKTSTELLKVLNKIWSLEEQHSANISLIKSLKTELAHSRARIKELLRCQQADRRDMDDFVKQLAGEKLSKDTKEHDRLSSAAGQSLEDERRLRKRYESLYRKLAKELSEVKSTLSDCVKEMERGIKSKKILERLCDEFAKGIKSYEREVHGLKQKLDKNWRGWDEQDQMVLCIAESWLDERIQSGNGSALEKLEFEIETFLKTKQNAESNEIARNRRSSLESVPFNAMSAPIWEVDREEEEEEDSGGSDSNCFELKKHVGDVAKPPRLGDETEKPELTKEADVVVSGDKPRRRNQSPSSLQVKFEDQMAWAMSSNEKNKARAVETEPETDKCSNNVVGEMIRTHRRLLSETRDIDEASYSYPSRRRESPVRQWNTRTVITPDLGVPQGVKDNTLMAKLSEARTKSSRPRVRVFKG
- the LOC104753087 gene encoding uncharacterized protein At5g41620-like isoform X2; its protein translation is MLMKHHHLIERNDHALQPVSPTSYDSSLEVAPYNAAVSPGSSLEFRGRRRAGEPNYNLKTSTELLKVLNKIWSLEEQHSANISLIKSLKTELAHSRARIKELLRCQQADRRDMDDFVKQLAGEKLSKDTKEHDRLSSAAGQSLEDERRLRKRYESLYRKLAKELSEVKSTLSDCVKEMERGIKSKKILERLCDEFAKGIKSYEREVHGLKQKLDKNWRGWDEQDQMVLCIAESWLDERIQSGNGSALEKLEFEIETFLKTKQNAESNEIARNRRSSLESVPFNAMSAPIWEVDREEEEEEDSGGSDSNCFELKKHVGDVAKPPRLGDETEKPELTKEADVVVSGDKPRRRNQSPSSLQVKFEDQMAWAMSSNEKNKARAVETEPETDKCSNNVVGEMIRTHRRLLSETRDIDEASYSYPSRRRESPVRQWNTRTVITPDLGVPQGVKDNTLMAKLSEARTKSSRPRVRVFKG